Proteins encoded within one genomic window of Flavobacterium sp. NG2:
- a CDS encoding glycoside hydrolase family 3 N-terminal domain-containing protein, producing the protein MNTNRNLGLKLALPVLLCSFFSFTKINSDAVKPPYLNAKLPVEERINDLMSRMTLEQKVYQMCQYVGLEHMKHAESELSPEELEKNDALGFYPGLRTKDIARLTTEGKIGSFLHVVTPEEANELQKLAQQAPLKIPLLIGIDAIHGNGLVSGSTIYPSPISQAATFDDALVKEGSKQTALEMRANGMHWSFTPNIDVLRDPRWGRTGETYGEDPYLVGNMGVATITGLQSDDFTGKNSVVACAKHLIAGSSSINGLNASPTDVSKRTIYEIFLPPYRRAVKEANIFSIMAAHNEVAGVPGHMDKSMMTDLMRNRWNFKGFYVSDWNDISRIAIWHHVAKDFKEAVQFSVNAGMDMNMHGPLFDKYVIELVQEGKIDISRVDFACRKILEAKFKLGLFENPYVDVKKAKTVNFAQSHQNNALEQARKGIVLQTNPKNILPLANGNGKTIFITGPNADNQTTLGDWVSPQPEENVITMLEGITKIGTENGYKVNYYDSGDRSKEITDEKINIAASKAATADMTILVLGENSFRHDWSRKTTGENIDRATLKLSGNQMKLANKILDLGKPVIVVYVSGSPIAEPELEQRAAAVLNTWETGAFAGQATAEILFGKLNPSGKLPLTIPRSVGQLQMVYNYKPTSYIHKYNSEPKVPLHPFGYGLSYTTFSFSEPKLSKKEFSGKEDKITVSVEVKNTGDRDGEEVVQLYIRDDVSSFTRPVKELKGYKRVALKAGESKTVSLEITAESLAMYDVDYNFVVEEGTFTIMTGNSSEDKKLKKTSINVGNKIVLEKSN; encoded by the coding sequence ATGAATACTAATAGAAATTTAGGCTTGAAACTAGCCTTGCCAGTACTCCTATGCTCATTTTTTTCCTTCACGAAAATAAATTCGGATGCTGTAAAACCTCCTTATTTGAATGCAAAGCTTCCTGTTGAAGAAAGAATAAATGACTTGATGAGCCGAATGACATTGGAACAAAAAGTCTATCAGATGTGTCAGTATGTAGGGTTAGAGCACATGAAACATGCTGAGTCTGAACTTTCTCCAGAGGAATTAGAGAAAAATGATGCTTTGGGTTTTTATCCAGGATTAAGAACCAAGGATATTGCGCGTTTGACAACTGAAGGGAAAATAGGTTCGTTTTTGCACGTAGTCACTCCTGAGGAAGCTAATGAATTGCAAAAATTAGCCCAACAAGCACCATTGAAAATTCCATTGTTAATAGGAATTGACGCCATTCATGGTAATGGATTAGTGAGCGGTTCTACGATTTATCCTTCGCCTATTTCACAAGCGGCCACATTTGATGATGCTTTGGTAAAAGAAGGAAGTAAACAAACGGCTTTAGAGATGAGAGCTAATGGAATGCATTGGTCATTTACGCCTAATATTGATGTGTTACGTGACCCAAGATGGGGACGTACGGGTGAAACCTATGGTGAGGATCCTTACTTAGTGGGGAACATGGGAGTGGCTACTATTACAGGATTACAATCTGATGATTTTACAGGGAAAAACAGCGTTGTTGCTTGTGCTAAACACCTTATTGCAGGAAGTTCTTCCATCAACGGATTAAACGCTTCGCCTACTGATGTGTCTAAAAGAACCATCTATGAGATTTTCTTACCGCCTTACAGAAGAGCGGTAAAAGAAGCTAATATTTTTTCAATCATGGCAGCACACAATGAAGTAGCAGGAGTACCAGGACACATGGACAAGTCTATGATGACTGATTTAATGCGTAATCGCTGGAATTTCAAAGGATTTTATGTGAGTGATTGGAATGACATATCGCGTATTGCCATTTGGCATCATGTGGCGAAAGATTTCAAAGAAGCGGTACAGTTTTCAGTAAATGCAGGAATGGATATGAATATGCACGGACCTCTATTTGATAAATATGTAATCGAATTGGTTCAAGAAGGTAAAATTGATATTTCAAGAGTAGATTTTGCTTGTAGAAAAATTTTGGAAGCTAAATTCAAATTGGGATTATTTGAAAATCCTTATGTAGATGTTAAAAAAGCAAAAACGGTAAACTTTGCTCAATCTCACCAAAATAACGCGTTAGAGCAAGCAAGAAAAGGAATTGTTTTGCAAACGAATCCAAAGAACATTTTGCCACTGGCTAATGGTAACGGAAAAACTATTTTCATCACAGGACCTAATGCTGATAATCAAACAACCTTAGGAGACTGGGTTTCTCCACAACCAGAGGAGAATGTGATTACCATGCTGGAAGGAATTACTAAAATAGGTACTGAAAATGGCTATAAAGTAAATTATTATGATTCAGGTGACCGTTCAAAAGAAATTACAGATGAGAAAATAAATATCGCTGCATCAAAAGCTGCAACGGCAGATATGACTATCTTAGTATTAGGGGAAAATTCTTTCCGTCACGATTGGAGCCGCAAAACAACGGGGGAAAATATTGACCGTGCGACTTTAAAATTATCAGGAAACCAAATGAAATTGGCCAACAAAATTTTAGATTTAGGGAAACCAGTAATTGTAGTGTATGTAAGCGGAAGCCCAATTGCAGAACCAGAATTAGAACAACGTGCTGCGGCAGTTTTAAACACATGGGAAACAGGTGCATTTGCAGGTCAAGCAACTGCTGAAATCTTGTTTGGAAAATTAAACCCAAGTGGGAAATTACCATTAACCATTCCACGCAGTGTAGGACAATTGCAAATGGTTTACAATTACAAACCAACTTCGTATATTCACAAATACAATTCAGAGCCAAAAGTGCCTTTACACCCTTTTGGATACGGATTAAGTTATACGACTTTTAGTTTTTCGGAGCCTAAATTGTCTAAAAAAGAATTTTCAGGAAAAGAGGATAAAATAACGGTTTCAGTTGAGGTTAAAAATACTGGAGATAGAGACGGTGAAGAAGTGGTTCAATTATACATCAGAGACGATGTAAGTTCGTTCACTAGACCTGTCAAAGAATTAAAAGGATACAAAAGAGTGGCGCTTAAAGCAGGAGAATCCAAAACAGTTAGCTTAGAGATTACTGCTGAAAGTTTAGCGATGTATGATGTGGACTATAATTTTGTTGTTGAAGAAGGAACCTTTACAATCATGACTGGAAATTCATCTGAAGATAAGAAATTGAAGAAAACTTCAATCAATGTAGGTAATAAAATAGTATTAGAAAAAAGCAATTAA
- a CDS encoding sulfatase, with protein sequence MLRKATIAFACTLMLVSCKTKVISQNTAQKPNIIYIMADDLTIQAISAYGGIYKDIAPTPNIDRLANEGMRFEDVLCTNAICGPSRAAILTGKYSNQNGYYKNEYGGQFNAEQWTFPQEFKNNNYQTSLFGKWHLGTNPVGFDVFKFHSSAGQQGHYWDPVYNENGVDVKEKGYATNITTGFALDWLSKERDKTKPFLMLLQYKAPHRPWEPDTKYEKLWDDIEMPYPATFNDDYKGREKTAGDTEMTLEHLSRRDMKLVAPAELKGKDKLAWEFYGAKNDEIVQPEGMTKEEGRKWRYQIYIKDYLACVKSVDDNIGKVLKYLDDNNLTENTMVVLTSDQGFYLGDHGFFDKRFIYEESLRMPFLVRYPKLIKPGSVNTDIISNVDFAPTFLDVAGVKTKEKVQGKSFKKILEGNTPKSWDQAMYYHYYEFPFWHHVQPHYGIRTQKFTLAHFYYSMDVWELYDLEKDPQQMNNVINNPAYKKDIVQLKAKLKELMLKNGDYKTIAQFKEITDKDFGTIIERHGDDEDVNSIINRKK encoded by the coding sequence ATGTTAAGAAAAGCAACCATAGCATTCGCATGTACACTAATGTTGGTGTCTTGTAAAACAAAAGTAATCAGTCAAAACACAGCACAAAAGCCTAATATAATTTATATTATGGCCGATGATTTGACCATTCAAGCCATTAGCGCTTATGGTGGAATTTATAAAGATATTGCACCTACCCCTAATATTGATAGATTAGCCAATGAAGGAATGCGTTTTGAAGATGTATTGTGTACCAATGCCATTTGTGGTCCTAGTAGAGCTGCAATCTTGACAGGGAAATACAGCAACCAAAATGGCTATTACAAAAACGAATACGGCGGACAGTTCAACGCTGAACAATGGACGTTTCCTCAAGAATTTAAAAACAACAACTATCAAACAAGTTTGTTTGGTAAATGGCATTTAGGGACAAATCCAGTAGGTTTTGACGTGTTCAAGTTTCATTCCTCAGCAGGACAACAAGGTCATTATTGGGATCCTGTTTACAATGAAAATGGGGTTGATGTGAAAGAAAAGGGATATGCTACAAACATTACAACAGGATTTGCTTTAGACTGGCTTTCTAAAGAACGCGATAAAACAAAACCGTTTTTGATGCTTTTGCAATACAAAGCCCCACACAGACCATGGGAGCCGGATACCAAATATGAAAAACTTTGGGATGATATCGAAATGCCTTATCCAGCCACTTTTAATGATGACTACAAAGGACGTGAAAAAACCGCTGGTGATACTGAAATGACATTGGAACATTTGTCAAGAAGAGATATGAAACTGGTTGCTCCTGCTGAGTTGAAAGGGAAAGATAAGTTAGCTTGGGAATTTTATGGTGCTAAAAATGACGAAATTGTACAGCCAGAAGGAATGACTAAAGAAGAAGGTCGTAAATGGAGATACCAAATTTACATCAAAGATTATTTAGCCTGTGTAAAATCGGTCGATGATAACATTGGAAAAGTATTAAAATACCTAGATGATAATAATTTGACTGAAAATACCATGGTTGTTTTGACATCTGATCAAGGTTTCTATCTGGGAGATCACGGATTTTTTGACAAACGTTTTATCTATGAAGAGTCATTGAGAATGCCTTTCTTAGTGCGTTACCCAAAATTGATTAAACCAGGTTCAGTAAATACAGATATCATTTCAAATGTGGATTTTGCGCCTACTTTCTTAGATGTAGCAGGGGTTAAAACCAAAGAAAAAGTACAAGGAAAAAGTTTTAAGAAAATTCTAGAAGGAAACACACCAAAAAGCTGGGATCAAGCGATGTATTATCACTATTATGAATTCCCATTTTGGCACCATGTACAACCTCATTACGGTATTCGTACACAAAAATTTACATTGGCTCATTTTTATTATTCAATGGATGTTTGGGAATTATATGATTTAGAAAAAGACCCACAGCAAATGAATAATGTGATAAACAATCCAGCTTACAAAAAAGATATTGTTCAGTTAAAAGCGAAACTCAAAGAGTTGATGCTAAAGAATGGCGATTATAAAACCATTGCTCAGTTCAAAGAAATCACAGATAAAGATTTCGGCACAATCATTGAAAGACATGGAGATGATGAAGATGTTAATTCGATAATAAACAGAAAAAAATAA